The following coding sequences lie in one Sorghum bicolor cultivar BTx623 chromosome 6, Sorghum_bicolor_NCBIv3, whole genome shotgun sequence genomic window:
- the LOC8080276 gene encoding uncharacterized protein LOC8080276: MASTDAILSSPVASDGFKSKFLASPVVQVPADASSSSSSQRQQVKMELTSGEIACKQQQLKPRFALELDGLNCFETLVPR, from the exons ATGGCTTCTACAGATGCCATATTGTCTTCGCCAGTGGCAAGCGACGGCTTCAAGAGCAAG TTCTTGGCGAGCCCAGTAGTTCAGGTGCCTGCAgatgccagcagcagcagcagcagccaaagGCAGCAGGTGAAGATGGAGCTCACCAGCGGCGAGATTGCTtgcaagcagcagcagctgaaaCCGCGGTTCGCCCTGGAATTGGACGGGCTCAACTGCTTCGAAACCCTGGTCCCCCGCTGA
- the LOC8065978 gene encoding pyruvate dehydrogenase E1 component subunit alpha-3, chloroplastic: MAAASFTAAKFLVPVAARSGGERAPPLPPVGASSSSFARTLRRGGGAHHHPRLRTALAVSSDLVAGNKAAQAAATHPAVTREEALEVYEDMVLGRVFEDMCAQMYYRGKMFGFVHLYNGQEAVSTGFIKLLNQADCVVSTYRDHVHALSKGVPPRNVMAELFGKATGCCRGQGGSMHMFSAPHNLLGGFAFIGEGIPVATGAAFAAKYRHEVLKESGPDGLDVTLAFFGDGTCNNGQFFECLNMAQLWKLPIVFVVENNLWAIGMSHLRATSDPEIWKKGPSFGMPGVHVDGMDVLKVREVAKEAIERARRGEGPTLVECETYRFRGHSLADPDELRKPDEKTHYAARDPITALKKYIIEENLATESELKSIEKKIDDVVEEAVEFADASPHPPRSQLLENVFADPKGFGIGPDGKYRCEDPKFTQGTAQV, from the exons ATGGCGGCCGCGTCCTTCACCGCCGCCAAGTTCCTGGTGCCGGTGGCCGCGAGATCCGGCGGCGAGAGGGCGCCCCCGCTTCCCCCCGTCggagcctcctcctcctccttcgccAGGACCctgcgccgcggcggcggggcgCACCACCACCCGCGCCTCCGCACCGCGCTCGCCGTCTCCTCTGACCTGGTCGCGGGCAACAAGGCCGCGCAGGCCGCCGCCACGCATCCG GCTGTTACACGGGAAGAGGCACTGGAGGTGTATGAGGACATGGTTCTTGGTCGTGTATTTGAGGACATGTGTGCACAAATGTACTACCGTGGCAAGATGTTTGGATTCGTCCACCTTTACAACGGCCAGGAGGCTGTCTCCACCGGCTTCATCAAGCTTCTGAACCAAGCTGACTGTGTTGTTAGCACGTATCGTGATCACGTCCATGCGCTGTCCAAGGGTGTCCCGCCACGTAATGTCATGGCTGAGCTCTTTGGCAAGGCCACAGGCTGCTGCCGTGGACAGGGTGGTTCCATGCACATGTTCTCTGCTCCCCACAACCTCCTTGGAGGCTTTGCCTTCATCGGAGAGGGCATCCCTGTTGCCACTGGTGCAGCCTTTGCAGCTAAGTACCGTCATGAGGTGCTCAAGGAGTCCGGCCCTGATGGGCTTGATGTCACATTGGCGTTCTTTGGTGATGGTACCTGTAACAATGGCCAGTTCTTTGAGTGCCTGAACATGGCACAGCTTTGGAAGCTACCTATTGTGTTTGTTGTGGAGAACAACCTGTGGGCAATTGGAATGTCGCACCTTAGGGCTACATCGGACCCAGAGATTTGGAAGAAGGGGCCATCATTTGGAATGCCTGGGGTGCATGTTGATGGTATGGATGTCCTGAAGGTCAGGGAGGTTGCTAAGGAGGCAATTGAGAGGGCAAGGAGAGGTGAAGGGCCAACCCTAGTTGAGTGTGAAACCTACAGGTTCCGAGGTCACTCCCTTGCAGACCCTGATGAGCTCAGGAAGCCTG ATGAGAAAACGCACTATGCTGCAAGGGATCCTATTACGGCCTTGAAGAAGTACATCATCGAGGAGAACCTTGCCACGGAATCTGAGCTGAAGAGCATtgaaaagaagattgatgatgtTGTTGAGGAGGCTGTTGAGTTTGCTGACGCAAGCCCGCATCCACCACGGAGCCAGCTGTTGGAAAACGTGTTTGCTGACCCCAAGGGCTTTGGTATCGGCCCTGATGGAAAGTACAGATGTGAGGATCCCAAGTTCACCCAAGGCACAGCTCAAGTTTAA
- the LOC8065979 gene encoding uncharacterized protein LOC8065979 — translation MSALLDLLMGILRQQTIGGAALELAAIAAPLWLAALVGLLIGWAWRPRWAGVVVGVGGGGGDNNAQHQAAAHLLPTPPPPPPARATATAVVSRNEAPAVVPRTVVAPAAAAPEDEQLAVNTGDLMHLWRLVEEKDGGPSWIHMMDRTLPTMRYQAWRRDPPNGPPQYRSSTIFEDASPEVVRDFFWDDEFRIKNSWDDMLLQHETLEECTRTGTLVVRWVRKFPFFCSDREYIIGRRIWASGKTFYCVTKGVPRPSVPRHNKPRRVDLYYSSWCIRPVESRKGDGSMTACEVLLFHHEDMGIPWEIAKLGVRQGMWGCVKRIEPGLRAYQVARTAGEPISKCAAMAHVTTRFNADELITEENTEGSSSNNTEVEKPKHWTNNIPKVLMIGGAVALACTFDGGLLTKAVIFGTARRFAGPGGPGRR, via the exons ATGTCGGCTCTCCTCGATCTATTGATGGGGATCCTCCGGCAGCAGACCATCGGCGGCGCCGCGCTGGAGCTCGCCGCGATAGCGGCGCCGCTGTGGCTCGCCGCGCTCGTCGGCCTCCTCATCGGCTGGGCGTGGCGCCCGAGGTGGGCGGGggtcgtcgtcggcgtcggcggcggcggcggcgacaacAACGCACAGCACCAGGCGGCGGCGCACCTCCTCCCTACGccgccccctcctcctccggcgcgcgccaccgccaccgcggtGGTCTCTCGCAACGAGGCGCCCGCTGTCGTCCCGAG GACTGTGGTGGctcctgcggcggcggcgcccgagGACGAGCAGCTGGCGGTCAACACCGGCGACTTGATGCACCTCTGGCGGCTCGTCGAGGAGAAGGACGGTGGTCCGTCGTGGATTCACATGATGGATCGCACCTTGCCCACCATGAGATACCAAGCCTGGCGGAGAGACCCACCG AATGGTCCGCCACAGTATCGCAGTAGCACTATCTTTGAGGATGCGTCACCAGAGGTTGTGAGAGATTTCTTCTGGGACGATGAGTTCCGGATTAAGAACAGCTGGGATGACATGCTTCTTCAGCACGAGACACTGGAGGAATGCACCAGGACTGGAACCTTGGTTGTCCGGTGGGTCAGGAAG TTCCCATTCTTCTGCAGCGACAGGGAGTACATCATAGGTCGCAGGATATGGGCATCTGGAAAGACGTTTTACTGTGTCACCAAG GGTGTGCCTCGACCCTCTGTTCCAAGACATAACAAACCTCGACGTGTGGACTTATACTACTCTAGCTGGTGCATCCGTCCAG TTGAATCAAGGAAAGGCGATGGTTCAATGACTGCATGTGAGGTGCTCTTATTCCATCACGAAGATATGGGGATTCCATGGGAGATTGCAAAGCTTGGTGTCCGGCAGGGGATGTGGGGCTGCGTCAAAAGGATAGAGCCTGGCCTTCGGGCATACCAAGTTGCAAGGACCGCTGGAGAGCCTATTTCGAAATGTGCTGCCATGGCACATGTCACCACCAGGTTCAATGCGGATGAGCTCATTACAGAAGAGAACACAGAGGGCAGTTCATCCAACAACACAGAGGTCGAGAAGCCAAAGCACTGGACAAACAATATACCCAAGGTTCTCATGATAGGCGGTGCCGTCGCCCTGGCTTGCACCTTTGACGGTGGATTGTTGACCAAGGCCGTCATATTCGGCACGGCGAGAAGGTTTGCAGGGCCAGGAGGGCCAGGAAGGCGGTAG